One Spinacia oleracea cultivar Varoflay chromosome 4, BTI_SOV_V1, whole genome shotgun sequence DNA segment encodes these proteins:
- the LOC130459260 gene encoding uncharacterized protein, which produces MKRFECFNYIKYEMGPLVESEDVDMSELDDEEPELDDYLKELLYKYHNPREAPLFVGEEYVPHAPSETPLFVVEETAIPDTPEGIVSFNPHERRPGDLSRHRRIRPRDYDASSASSDPPSSSVVRAPFFPPRNHYMVQLLCPGIFCNLTTQSVR; this is translated from the exons ATGAAACGTTTTGAATGTTTCAACTACATAAAATATGAAATGGGTCCCTTAGTTGAAAGTGAGGATGTGGATATGTCAGAGCTTGATGATGAAGAACCTGAGCTTGATGATTATCTGAAAGAGCTTCTTTATAAATATCACAATCCCCGTGAGGCTCCCCTATTTGTTGGTGAGGAGTACGTCCCACACGCTCCCAGTGAGACTCCCCTGTTTGTTGTTGAGGAGACTGCTATACCTGACACGCCAGAAGGGATAGTCTCCTTCAACCCGCATGAGCGTCGACCGGGAGATTTGTCCCGCCATCGTAGAATCAGGCCAAGAGATTATGATGCCTCTTCCGCATCCTCTGATCCTCCATCCTCTAGTGTTGTTCGGGCCCCGTTTTTCCCGCCTAGAAATCATTATATGGTCCAGTTACTATGCCCTGGGATTTTCTGCAATCTTACTA CACAATCAGTGAGGTAG
- the LOC110793925 gene encoding E3 ubiquitin protein ligase DRIP2 isoform X2 — protein MSTQLVVKVRREKLEACMTCPLCNQLLREATTISLCLHTFCRKCIYKRLSDEDVDYCPVCDINLGIVPEEKLRPDHNLQDIMAKIFPITGRKVEAPEIPLSASPPAKRKERSLSSLVVNTPRVSMQAGVTGRRTRAGVRKGSASRGASSANEETPKKDEDSIEDHLDGSSSPETLNKIIQNKKQSSSAKSSNDQIRGEHLENSNEGREGKVDLWKPLNTLVEAANRSKFSKSNLQGSSHVKADASCSGDTDIGPGKRKRLRPSNRNRSSAEPSSPQVVINETSRNWKEGPIWFSLIASEEQEGGDPLPQISAAFLRVKDGNMPVSSIQKYIVKKLDLTNEAEVQILCQGQPVLPHLQLSSLLDAWLSTSSSEKKIQTSVGDSAKEFVMVLSYGRKVEVPTS, from the exons ATGTCGACTCAGCTAGTGGTGaaggtgaggagagagaaactagaGGCATGCATGACATGCCCTCTCTGCAACCAGCTTCTCAGAGAGGCCACCACCATCTCCCTTTGCCTCCATACAT TTTGCAGGAAGTGCATTTATAAAAGGCTTTCAGATGAGGATGTTGATTACTGTCCGGTTTGTGACATTAACCTGGGAATTGTTCCAGAGGAAAAACTCAG GCCAGACCACAATCTGCAAGATATCATGGccaagatttttcctataaccGGAAGAAAAGTCGAGGCACCTGAAATTCCCCTTTCAGCTTCTCCACCAGCTAAGAGAAAGGAAAGATCACTGTCATCTTTAGTGGTGAACACACCTAGAGTATCCATGCAGGCTGGTGTCACTGGTAGAAGGACAAGAGCTGGTGTAAGAAAAGGTTCTGCTTCAAGGGGTGCAAGTTCTGCTAACGAAGAAACACCTAAGAAAGACGAGGATTCCATTGAAGATCACCTTGATGGATCAAGCTCACCTGAGACTCTGAATAAAATCATACAAAATAAGAAGCAG AGTTCTTCTGCCAAATCTTCCAATGATCAGATTCGTGGTGAACACTTGGAGAATAGCAATGAAGGACGGGAAGGAAAAGTTGATTTGTGGAAGCCCTTAAATACACTTGTTGAGGCTGCAAACAGAAGCAAGTTTTCGAAGTCTAATTTGCAAGGGTCTTCTCATGTTAAAGCAGACGCATCTTGTTCTGGAGATACCGATATAG GACCGGGAAAACGTAAGAGGCTGCGCCCATCCAATAGAAACCGGTCATCTGCAGAACCAAGCAGTCCACAAGTCGTGATCAATGAGACTAGTCGAAATTGGAAAGAAGGTCCAATCTGGTTTTCATTGATTGCGTCTGAGGAACA GGAAGGAGGTGATCCCTTGCCACAAATATCTGCAGCTTTTTTGAGAGTAAA GGATGGAAACATGCCTGTCTCGTCTATTCAGaaatacattgtcaagaaactTGATCTCACAAATGAGGCAGAA GTCCAAATATTGTGCCAAGGACAACCGGTGCTGCCTCACTTGCAACTAAGCAGCCTTTTAGATGCGTGGCTTAGCACTTCATCGTCCGAAAAGAAGATACAGACTTCTGTCGGGGACTCTGCCAAGGAGTTTGTGATGGTCCTTTCATATGGGCGGAAGGTTGAAGTCCCAACCTCTTGA
- the LOC110793925 gene encoding E3 ubiquitin protein ligase DRIP2 isoform X1: MSTQLVVKVRREKLEACMTCPLCNQLLREATTISLCLHTFCRKCIYKRLSDEDVDYCPVCDINLGIVPEEKLRPDHNLQDIMAKIFPITGRKVEAPEIPLSASPPAKRKERSLSSLVVNTPRVSMQAGVTGRRTRAGVRKGSASRGASSANEETPKKDEDSIEDHLDGSSSPETLNKIIQNKKQSSSAKSSNDQIRGEHLENSNEGREGKVDLWKPLNTLVEAANRSKFSKSNLQGSSHVKADASCSGDTDIGMNKTRTEENGHRDEVQDDKSSFPTVAGPGKRKRLRPSNRNRSSAEPSSPQVVINETSRNWKEGPIWFSLIASEEQEGGDPLPQISAAFLRVKDGNMPVSSIQKYIVKKLDLTNEAEVQILCQGQPVLPHLQLSSLLDAWLSTSSSEKKIQTSVGDSAKEFVMVLSYGRKVEVPTS; encoded by the exons ATGTCGACTCAGCTAGTGGTGaaggtgaggagagagaaactagaGGCATGCATGACATGCCCTCTCTGCAACCAGCTTCTCAGAGAGGCCACCACCATCTCCCTTTGCCTCCATACAT TTTGCAGGAAGTGCATTTATAAAAGGCTTTCAGATGAGGATGTTGATTACTGTCCGGTTTGTGACATTAACCTGGGAATTGTTCCAGAGGAAAAACTCAG GCCAGACCACAATCTGCAAGATATCATGGccaagatttttcctataaccGGAAGAAAAGTCGAGGCACCTGAAATTCCCCTTTCAGCTTCTCCACCAGCTAAGAGAAAGGAAAGATCACTGTCATCTTTAGTGGTGAACACACCTAGAGTATCCATGCAGGCTGGTGTCACTGGTAGAAGGACAAGAGCTGGTGTAAGAAAAGGTTCTGCTTCAAGGGGTGCAAGTTCTGCTAACGAAGAAACACCTAAGAAAGACGAGGATTCCATTGAAGATCACCTTGATGGATCAAGCTCACCTGAGACTCTGAATAAAATCATACAAAATAAGAAGCAG AGTTCTTCTGCCAAATCTTCCAATGATCAGATTCGTGGTGAACACTTGGAGAATAGCAATGAAGGACGGGAAGGAAAAGTTGATTTGTGGAAGCCCTTAAATACACTTGTTGAGGCTGCAAACAGAAGCAAGTTTTCGAAGTCTAATTTGCAAGGGTCTTCTCATGTTAAAGCAGACGCATCTTGTTCTGGAGATACCGATATAGGTATGAATAAGACCAGAACCGAGGAGAATGGACATAGAGATGAAGTCCAAGATGACAAAAGTTCCTTTCCAACTGTCGCAGGACCGGGAAAACGTAAGAGGCTGCGCCCATCCAATAGAAACCGGTCATCTGCAGAACCAAGCAGTCCACAAGTCGTGATCAATGAGACTAGTCGAAATTGGAAAGAAGGTCCAATCTGGTTTTCATTGATTGCGTCTGAGGAACA GGAAGGAGGTGATCCCTTGCCACAAATATCTGCAGCTTTTTTGAGAGTAAA GGATGGAAACATGCCTGTCTCGTCTATTCAGaaatacattgtcaagaaactTGATCTCACAAATGAGGCAGAA GTCCAAATATTGTGCCAAGGACAACCGGTGCTGCCTCACTTGCAACTAAGCAGCCTTTTAGATGCGTGGCTTAGCACTTCATCGTCCGAAAAGAAGATACAGACTTCTGTCGGGGACTCTGCCAAGGAGTTTGTGATGGTCCTTTCATATGGGCGGAAGGTTGAAGTCCCAACCTCTTGA